The following are encoded in a window of Natranaeroarchaeum aerophilus genomic DNA:
- a CDS encoding LamG-like jellyroll fold domain-containing protein, which produces MKSRVFMSLGLVFLLVAGVVLFGPTFGFSSFAADRGVSGDIADDQSEALLGLETIDESIDGRQDDATVARITNNFGQEITDLQTTISFASGDGDVRISDGFDDQLQAAESTELVMECDGGGGEGTAELTISVDQAVSAGISVQDASFTTQFSYTCTGGGGGGGPLPPGDPLVWETQADWADADEQDGVVHETFGDRQDDAIQLGYEGTDDGLVGYWPLDEETGTVAEDVSGAGNDGDHVDSPVIGADGLLETTSYQFDGESSHVEVPHDESLEMSDGDAVTVSTWVNQASDQSDENWVALVQKSDTSYNLQLANGNEPTFTIHDGDWNEANSGIEVETDRWYHLTGVYDGDEARIYVDGELEGATTVDGDMTDASEFDVGIGENLDDSDRHLDGRMDEVRLYDRALTETKVTALEDISTGSYTSGQRTAADPIDLETLELTGVDVLTNSGDASVRIEAFYDDGSTAISDPIELDAGIETYNVEGLVGEADSFRLVVEMETPDVERSPVLSRVELAGDSATDEIDPVRVNFQPPDGEFDGETPEGYLADVGEAFGEHDADVDYGWIDGPVEEYRERNSVENVRYDTLAHMNWDTAEEESWAVAVPDGSYDVTLVMGDPDHTDSDHTVAVEDTTFVDEEGEGGSNFVTHQGTVEVTGGQLRIDSADLGSNQKLAFVEVTPAADPGLIDDFEYPPSVLDDQYRVNYDGSPTDSHSTADDQLVLGDSSRLYSSPGLGGPEPYAERDLNYYPDPGDTITATTTLGQEDVVTTFGFGVDRDDPIRGYTVKLDPTSEEPDNDATVQLYSEDGDFENYPNLDDRDIDLDADTEYEIMVDWGANTIELRLFEVDGAELTDEPLRIDTVDEFDDYRGVAFQNRYLGDPADGKTVWGEASSDIGEGTEPNPAEFAIIAVEPDSGMTGETITSTVTVENIGDLGDTQTIGYELEAYSVAVVDEELVHGEDIAETLDGELPGEYDVETMRTEDILGQVDEYDVVVVQRFGSDGLADDLVDEIESTDTGAVYLGQWADREGIVDEPPESYSDGLLRLAAIREDVGGYAEVYTADPPVVVDVTEDHPVFEGIVDTGEPFTIHDGSTDDFADRVWIDQYSGTTVGSVRSADGETDGPTVLVEDERDEVLLGIGRSNFVSEDQYTDDADRLLGNAVSYVASPETVTQELELDGGESDTVEFEIELPDATGTYDHRGTSDDDERTDSIEVRDAIEGTVTDQLTGDGIDGATVSALDGGTVVEETQTDSDGSYALTVAPGTYEVTVEDENYETETVPDVEVATDDPAIVDVELVDDGWIEYVPDTATAFDFTEDGERATVGFDVTNTYTEDLLITDIEVRGTTADADWLEYETEDRDEVLLDATGDLAAEASTSGTFEVGDGTSGQVIELSYGTETPLDPDTDGRFNVGEFREQAGASDNTNPVDMEDEDITVVVYFEDDSGVERSAVLEFESVPSS; this is translated from the coding sequence TCCTTCTCGTCGCGGGTGTCGTACTGTTCGGACCGACGTTTGGGTTTTCATCGTTTGCCGCAGACCGTGGCGTCTCCGGGGACATCGCCGACGACCAGTCGGAGGCCCTTCTCGGGCTTGAGACGATCGACGAGTCGATAGACGGGCGGCAGGATGACGCAACAGTCGCTCGGATCACGAACAATTTCGGACAGGAGATCACCGACCTACAGACGACTATTAGTTTTGCTTCTGGGGACGGTGACGTACGGATCAGTGACGGATTCGACGATCAGCTACAGGCGGCGGAGTCGACTGAACTGGTAATGGAGTGTGACGGTGGAGGCGGTGAGGGAACGGCGGAACTCACTATCAGTGTCGATCAAGCGGTCAGTGCGGGTATCTCCGTACAGGATGCTTCGTTTACGACGCAGTTCTCGTACACGTGTACGGGAGGTGGTGGCGGTGGCGGTCCGCTCCCGCCAGGAGATCCACTCGTCTGGGAAACACAGGCTGACTGGGCAGACGCCGACGAGCAGGATGGTGTTGTCCACGAGACGTTCGGCGACCGACAGGACGACGCGATCCAGCTGGGCTACGAGGGAACGGACGACGGGCTTGTGGGATACTGGCCACTGGACGAGGAGACCGGGACCGTGGCCGAGGATGTCTCTGGGGCCGGTAACGACGGCGATCACGTTGACAGTCCCGTGATCGGCGCTGACGGGCTGCTCGAAACGACGAGCTACCAGTTCGACGGGGAGAGTAGTCACGTGGAAGTGCCCCACGACGAGAGCCTGGAGATGAGCGACGGCGACGCCGTGACGGTATCCACGTGGGTGAATCAGGCGAGCGATCAGAGCGACGAGAACTGGGTCGCGCTCGTTCAGAAGTCCGACACATCGTACAACCTGCAGTTGGCCAACGGCAACGAGCCAACGTTCACGATCCACGACGGTGACTGGAACGAGGCGAACAGCGGCATCGAGGTAGAGACGGATCGATGGTACCACCTCACTGGCGTCTACGACGGGGATGAGGCACGAATCTACGTTGACGGCGAACTGGAAGGAGCTACGACGGTCGATGGCGATATGACCGACGCAAGTGAGTTCGATGTTGGAATCGGTGAGAACCTCGACGATTCGGACCGACATCTCGACGGGCGGATGGACGAGGTGCGGTTGTACGACCGGGCACTCACCGAAACCAAGGTAACTGCGCTCGAAGACATTAGTACCGGAAGCTACACGAGTGGCCAGAGAACTGCTGCGGACCCGATAGACCTCGAAACGCTTGAATTGACGGGTGTCGACGTACTGACCAACAGTGGTGACGCCTCAGTACGGATCGAAGCATTCTACGACGATGGGTCGACGGCGATCAGCGATCCGATCGAGCTAGATGCTGGCATCGAGACCTATAACGTCGAAGGACTCGTGGGCGAGGCCGACAGCTTCCGTCTGGTGGTCGAGATGGAGACGCCGGATGTCGAGCGTTCGCCGGTACTGTCCAGAGTCGAACTGGCTGGCGATTCCGCGACGGACGAGATCGATCCCGTACGGGTGAACTTCCAGCCACCTGATGGTGAGTTCGACGGCGAGACTCCTGAGGGCTACCTCGCAGATGTCGGCGAGGCATTTGGCGAACACGATGCGGACGTGGACTACGGGTGGATCGACGGCCCGGTCGAGGAATACCGCGAGCGAAACAGTGTCGAGAACGTCAGATACGACACGCTCGCACATATGAACTGGGACACTGCCGAGGAGGAATCCTGGGCAGTGGCTGTACCCGATGGATCGTACGACGTGACGCTCGTGATGGGCGATCCGGACCACACGGACTCCGATCACACGGTTGCAGTCGAGGACACCACCTTCGTCGATGAGGAGGGCGAAGGCGGTTCGAATTTCGTCACCCATCAGGGGACCGTCGAGGTGACCGGCGGACAGCTCCGGATCGACTCGGCAGACCTCGGCTCCAATCAGAAGCTCGCGTTCGTTGAGGTTACGCCCGCAGCCGATCCCGGATTGATCGACGACTTCGAGTACCCCCCAAGCGTCCTCGATGACCAGTACCGCGTCAACTACGACGGCTCGCCGACTGACTCCCACTCGACCGCGGACGATCAGTTGGTTCTCGGGGACAGTTCCCGGCTCTACTCGTCACCCGGGCTCGGTGGTCCGGAGCCGTATGCCGAGCGGGATCTGAACTACTACCCAGATCCGGGCGATACGATCACCGCTACGACTACGCTCGGACAAGAAGATGTCGTCACGACGTTCGGCTTCGGCGTCGACCGGGACGATCCGATCCGCGGCTACACGGTCAAACTCGATCCGACGAGCGAGGAACCTGATAACGACGCAACGGTCCAGTTGTACAGCGAGGACGGCGACTTCGAGAACTACCCGAACCTCGATGACAGGGATATCGATCTCGACGCCGATACGGAGTACGAGATCATGGTCGACTGGGGTGCAAACACCATTGAGCTTCGACTGTTCGAGGTCGACGGTGCAGAACTCACCGACGAGCCGCTTCGGATCGACACCGTCGACGAGTTCGACGACTACCGGGGAGTCGCGTTCCAGAACCGGTACCTCGGTGATCCAGCGGACGGTAAAACGGTCTGGGGTGAGGCCAGTTCCGATATTGGTGAGGGGACGGAACCGAATCCTGCGGAGTTCGCCATTATTGCTGTCGAGCCCGACAGCGGGATGACTGGTGAGACGATTACCTCGACGGTCACAGTCGAAAACATCGGTGATCTCGGCGATACACAGACGATCGGGTACGAACTGGAGGCGTACTCTGTCGCAGTCGTCGACGAGGAACTGGTCCACGGTGAAGATATCGCCGAAACGTTGGACGGCGAACTGCCAGGCGAGTACGACGTCGAGACGATGCGCACCGAGGACATCCTGGGGCAGGTTGACGAGTACGACGTGGTCGTCGTCCAGCGGTTCGGCAGTGACGGCCTGGCAGACGACCTCGTCGACGAGATCGAGTCGACAGATACCGGGGCGGTGTATCTCGGTCAGTGGGCGGATCGAGAAGGGATCGTAGATGAGCCTCCCGAGTCGTATTCGGACGGCTTGCTCCGGTTGGCGGCCATTCGCGAGGATGTAGGCGGATACGCAGAAGTGTACACGGCCGATCCCCCGGTCGTCGTGGATGTCACCGAAGACCATCCCGTGTTCGAGGGAATCGTCGATACTGGTGAACCGTTCACCATTCACGATGGTTCGACGGATGACTTTGCGGACAGGGTATGGATCGACCAGTACAGTGGGACGACTGTCGGGTCTGTCCGATCAGCTGATGGCGAAACTGATGGGCCGACGGTGCTGGTCGAGGACGAACGAGACGAAGTGTTGCTCGGAATCGGGCGGTCGAACTTCGTCTCGGAGGACCAGTACACCGACGATGCAGACCGGCTTCTCGGCAACGCAGTGTCCTACGTTGCCAGCCCGGAAACCGTGACACAGGAACTCGAACTCGACGGGGGAGAGAGCGATACCGTCGAGTTCGAGATCGAGCTTCCAGATGCGACTGGGACGTACGACCACCGCGGAACAAGCGACGACGACGAACGGACCGACAGTATCGAAGTGCGTGATGCTATCGAAGGCACAGTCACGGACCAGTTGACCGGCGATGGCATTGATGGAGCGACAGTTTCCGCGCTGGATGGCGGAACGGTAGTCGAGGAGACACAGACTGATAGTGACGGCTCGTATGCTCTCACTGTTGCTCCTGGCACCTACGAGGTGACTGTCGAAGACGAAAACTACGAAACAGAGACCGTCCCCGACGTCGAGGTAGCTACGGACGACCCGGCGATCGTCGATGTCGAGTTGGTCGACGATGGCTGGATCGAGTACGTACCCGACACCGCAACCGCGTTCGATTTCACCGAGGACGGTGAGCGAGCGACAGTCGGCTTCGACGTCACGAACACCTATACTGAAGACTTGCTGATCACAGACATCGAGGTACGTGGAACAACTGCCGACGCTGACTGGCTAGAATACGAAACCGAAGACCGGGATGAGGTGCTGCTGGACGCGACTGGAGATTTAGCTGCCGAAGCGAGTACAAGCGGGACCTTCGAGGTGGGTGACGGAACGAGCGGTCAGGTGATCGAATTGAGTTACGGTACTGAAACGCCCCTCGACCCGGATACCGATGGCCGATTCAATGTGGGCGAGTTCAGGGAGCAGGCAGGAGCAAGTGACAATACTAACCCGGTCGACATGGAGGACGAGGACATCACTGTTGTCGTCTACTTCGAGGACGATTCGGGTGTCGAACGGTCGGCAGTCCTGGAATTCGAATCAGTTCCGTCATCTTGA
- a CDS encoding nucleoside recognition protein, protein MTTLLLSDVLPRILTIALAIGVGVTLANLAVEFGAVEYIAVLSKPLTSPANLPDEVGTAILTTATSTTAGYGMLAEFRESGLLDDRATLVAVIINTFFGFVQHIFTFYVPVLIPILGVQVGVLYVGARAGIALAITLTGILAGAFLLSDRNVNPTAMDAVEGPESEERTRREKVRSALERTWKLLRKVVPRLAIIYALVVVLIESYDIAEALDFAAPLSGLLDLPPEAIPVIAIYAVDTTAGAVAIAPQLGDPFTPTQAVIAMLVGGVVSFAFSTFKRSIPFQYGIWGAEFGTKVIVVNTVMKIVFISLTVGLLLLV, encoded by the coding sequence GTGACAACCCTCCTCCTCTCCGACGTCCTCCCCCGAATCCTCACCATCGCCCTCGCCATCGGCGTCGGCGTCACGCTCGCGAACCTCGCCGTCGAGTTCGGGGCTGTCGAGTACATCGCCGTCCTCTCGAAACCACTGACCAGCCCGGCAAATCTCCCCGACGAGGTCGGCACGGCCATCCTCACCACCGCAACCTCGACTACCGCGGGGTACGGCATGCTCGCGGAGTTTCGCGAATCTGGGCTGCTCGACGACCGGGCGACCCTGGTCGCCGTCATCATCAACACGTTCTTCGGCTTCGTCCAGCACATCTTCACGTTCTACGTTCCGGTGCTCATCCCGATCCTCGGCGTGCAGGTCGGCGTGCTCTACGTCGGTGCGCGCGCTGGTATCGCGCTGGCGATCACGCTCACCGGGATCCTTGCCGGGGCGTTCTTGCTCTCCGACCGAAACGTCAATCCGACCGCGATGGATGCGGTCGAGGGGCCGGAGAGCGAGGAGCGCACCCGACGAGAGAAGGTCCGCAGCGCGCTCGAACGCACCTGGAAACTCCTCCGGAAGGTCGTCCCCCGGCTGGCTATCATCTACGCCCTCGTGGTCGTGCTGATCGAGTCCTACGACATCGCCGAAGCACTGGATTTCGCCGCGCCGCTGTCGGGGCTGCTCGATTTACCACCGGAAGCGATCCCGGTGATCGCGATCTACGCAGTCGACACGACGGCCGGGGCGGTCGCCATCGCGCCACAGCTCGGCGATCCGTTTACACCGACGCAGGCGGTGATCGCCATGCTCGTCGGCGGCGTCGTCTCCTTTGCCTTCTCGACGTTCAAGCGATCGATCCCGTTCCAGTACGGCATCTGGGGTGCGGAGTTCGGGACGAAGGTGATCGTGGTAAATACGGTCATGAAAATCGTGTTTATCAGCCTGACCGTCGGATTGCTCTTGCTCGTCTAG
- a CDS encoding RNA-binding domain-containing protein — MIYSIDIEITAPVRDTEVTDRVADAVTNLFPEAEVTEEPGEIRAEAHSMDHFSEQLHRQEILDTARGAFFENHNRDVFTFELKKQPAFEGVVNFAVGNPDELGDMHVRVYVDEPSVEEFIDAVAPPTEDGKPITSEDR, encoded by the coding sequence ATGATCTACAGCATCGACATCGAGATCACGGCACCGGTGCGGGATACCGAAGTAACCGACCGCGTCGCCGACGCGGTGACGAACCTCTTTCCCGAAGCGGAGGTTACAGAGGAGCCCGGCGAGATCCGCGCCGAAGCACACTCGATGGACCACTTCTCCGAACAGCTCCACCGCCAGGAGATCCTCGACACCGCCCGCGGGGCCTTCTTCGAGAACCATAACCGCGACGTCTTCACCTTCGAGCTGAAAAAACAGCCCGCCTTCGAGGGTGTCGTCAACTTCGCGGTTGGCAACCCGGACGAGCTCGGCGATATGCACGTTCGCGTGTACGTCGACGAGCCGTCAGTCGAGGAGTTTATCGATGCCGTCGCGCCGCCGACCGAGGACGGCAAGCCGATCACGAGCGAGGACCGCTAG